A DNA window from Ictalurus furcatus strain D&B chromosome 22, Billie_1.0, whole genome shotgun sequence contains the following coding sequences:
- the dph7 gene encoding diphthine methyltransferase — MGSSRTRNLQVFDTELSADTVEWCPLPQYSHILACGTYQLQKDDEKNPSRIGRLYLFQFDQQQSFTPPLTEIQRIDTPAILDLKWCHTEMYERPLLGMATACGEIQLHRLCDTPDSRCALERVLSTELGPNRLALSLDWSTGRGDRTDPRVVTSDSTGSLTVLSLAEENLSAVSQWKAHDFEAWISAFSYWDTQLIYSGGDDCKLKGWDLRMGPSSPTFTCKRHSMGVCSIHSNPHREHILATGSYDENVLLWDGRNMRQPLSETAVGGGVWRLKWHPVHEHLLLAACMHNDFHILHCQQAADGNEGPCPILASYILHNSLAYGADWSRHPLSGPPPSTPPTETPATITLAEPRGHLRIQYESPTASFDTSLEDECGRYIPDHTAAVSAPVPVPNVGDDSASLSCLLASCSFYDHMLHVWRWDWSPETEAQSGKTGPTPSS; from the exons ATGGGTTCCTCTAGAACCCGCAACCTGCAGGTGTTTGACACGGAGCTGAGCGCGGACACTGTGGAGTGGTGTCCTCTGCCTCAGTACTCCCACATTTTAGCTTGTGGCACTTACCAGCTTCAGAAAGACGATGAGAAG AATCCCAGCAGAATTGGTCGACTCTACCTCTTCCAGTTTGACCAGCAGCAATCTTTCACCCCTCCACTGACTGAGATCCAGCGCATCGACACACCAGCTATACTGGATCTGAAATG GTGTCATACAGAGATGTacgagcgccccctgctgggaATGGCCACAGCATGTGGAGAAATCCAACTGCACAGACTCTGCGACACACCA GATAGCAGGTGTGCTTTGGAGCGTGTCTTAAGCACGGAGCTGGGTCCGAACAGATTAGCACTGTCACTGGACTGGTCAACGGGGAGAGGTGACAG AACCGACCCCCGGGTGGTGACCAGCGACTCGACCGGCTCTCTTACGGTGCTATCTCTGGCCGAGGAGAACCTGAGTGCTGTGTCTCAGTGGAAAGCTCATGACTTCGAGGCTTGGATTTCGGCTTTCAGTTACTGGGACACGCAGCTGATTTATTCCG GTGGTGATGACTGCAAACTTAAGGGCTGGGATCTCAGGATGGGTCCGTCTTCCCCCACGTTCACCTGTAAAAG GCATTCGATGGGCGTGTGTAGCATACACAGCAACCCTCATCGAGAACACATCTTGGCTACAGGCAG TTACGATGAAAACGTGCTATTATGGGATGGCAGGAACATGCGACAGCCTCTCAGTGAGACGGCAGTGGGTGGAGGAGTGTGGAGACTGAAGTGGCACCCTGTTCATGAACACTTGCTGTTAGCTGCGTGCATGCACAACGACTTTCACATTCTGCACTGCCAGCAAGCTGCCG ATGGAAATGAAGGCCCATGTCCAATCCTGGCTTCTTACATCCTTCACAACTCGTTAGCGTACGGAGCTGACTGGTCTCGGCATCCCCTGAGCGGCCCTCCACCCTCCACTCCTCCTACAGAAACACCAGCTACCATCACCCTCGCAGAGCCCAGAGGCCACCTCAGGATCCAGTACGAATCCCCGACTGCCAGCTTCGACACCTCACTGGAGGACGAGTGTGGACGCTACATCCCTGATCACACCGCCGCTGTCTCGGCTCCGGTTCCCGTCCCCAACGTCGGAGACGACTCCGCCTCGTTATCCTGCCTGCTGGCGTCCTGCTCCTTCTACGACCACATGCTGCACGTGTGGAGATGGGACTGGAGTCCAGAGACTGAGGCACAATCAGGAAAGACCGGGCCTACTCCCTCTTCTTGA
- the mrpl41 gene encoding 39S ribosomal protein L41, mitochondrial, with protein sequence MGLLSALTRGLVRGADRTAEFTSKRGPRTFYKSRGARPAGVLTSSRKFVPVREMIPEFIVPNLEGFRLKAYVSYRSPRGSEQPVTAESLFNQAVAPHIHRDIEAGTFDAQNLEKYGLEKTQEGKLFKLYPKNFVR encoded by the coding sequence ATGGGGCTGCTTTCGGCCCTGACTCGAGGACTGGTCCGTGGAGCAGACCGCACAGCCGAGTTCACCAGCAAACGCGGCCCAAGGACCTTCTACAAAAGCCGAGGAGCCAGGCCGGCCGGAGTGCTCACCTCCAGTAGGAAGTTCGTCCCTGTCCGGGAAATGATCCCCGAGTTCATCGTACCCAATCTGGAAGGCTTCAGGCTGAAGGCGTACGTGTCGTACAGGAGCCCGCGGGGTTCGGAGCAGCCCGTCACTGCCGAGAGCCTCTTCAACCAGGCCGTGGCTCCGCACATCCACAGAGACATTGAAGCCGGCACGTTTGATGCACAAAATCTGGAAAAATACGGCTTAGAAAAGACACAGGAGGGGAAGCTGTTCAAATTGTATCCCAAAAACTTTGTACGTTAA